A genomic segment from Halomonas sp. TA22 encodes:
- a CDS encoding thiamine pyrophosphate-requiring protein: MSDKQVGDFLLERLDAWNVKRIFGYPGDGSNGIMGALNRAGDRFEFIQSRHEEMSALMACAHAKFTGEVGICTATSGPGAIHLLNGLYDAKKDHQPVVAIVGQQARDAMGGSYQQEVDLVSLFKDVAHEYVHMATSAAQIRHLVDRAIRIALAERTVTALIIPNDLQSQPAVETPAHAHGTVHSGVGFSMPRTVPYEEDLKRAAAVLNEGKRVAILVGAGALNATDEVIQIAEMLGAGVAKALLGRAALPDDLPFVTGSIGLLGTNPSWELMANCDTLLMIGSTFPYSEFLPEEGQARGVQIDIDGRMLSMRYPMEVNLVGDSAATLQALLPFIERKQERAWREEIEKSVAQWWEVLEARAMAEANPVNPQRVFWELSPRLPDNCILTSDSGSAANWYARDLKLRRGMLASLSGGLATMGNGVPYAIAAKFAYPERTVIALVGDGAMQMNGNAELITIAKYWKRWSDPRLVVMVLNNQDLNQVTWEMRAMEGDPKYEASQDLPDFPYAEYAEMIGLKGIKVTEPEALAGAWERALSADRPVVLEVVTDPDVPPIPPHIKREQAQAYLSALLHGDPDSLGIVKASFKQFAREIVPKLRKH, encoded by the coding sequence ATGAGCGACAAGCAAGTTGGCGACTTTCTGCTCGAGCGTCTCGACGCCTGGAACGTTAAACGGATCTTCGGTTATCCGGGCGATGGCAGTAATGGCATCATGGGGGCGCTGAATCGTGCCGGGGACCGCTTCGAGTTCATCCAGTCCAGGCATGAGGAGATGTCGGCGCTCATGGCCTGCGCCCATGCCAAGTTCACCGGAGAGGTGGGTATTTGCACGGCGACTTCCGGCCCGGGGGCGATCCACCTGCTCAATGGGCTCTACGATGCCAAGAAGGATCACCAGCCGGTGGTCGCCATCGTCGGCCAGCAGGCACGCGACGCCATGGGCGGCAGCTATCAGCAGGAGGTGGATCTCGTCTCACTGTTCAAGGATGTCGCCCACGAGTACGTGCACATGGCGACGAGCGCGGCGCAGATTCGTCACCTGGTCGATCGCGCCATCCGCATTGCGCTGGCCGAACGCACCGTCACGGCTCTGATCATCCCCAACGATCTGCAGAGCCAGCCCGCCGTCGAGACGCCCGCCCACGCTCACGGCACCGTTCACTCCGGCGTAGGCTTCAGCATGCCGCGGACAGTGCCCTATGAAGAGGATCTCAAGCGCGCGGCTGCAGTGCTCAACGAGGGCAAGCGTGTGGCGATCCTGGTCGGCGCCGGAGCGCTCAACGCCACCGACGAGGTGATCCAGATCGCCGAGATGCTTGGCGCGGGTGTCGCCAAGGCTCTGCTCGGGCGCGCCGCACTGCCCGATGACCTCCCCTTCGTGACCGGCTCGATCGGCCTGCTTGGCACCAACCCCAGCTGGGAGCTGATGGCCAACTGCGACACCCTGCTGATGATCGGCTCCACCTTCCCCTACTCCGAATTTCTGCCCGAGGAGGGACAGGCCAGGGGGGTGCAGATCGATATCGATGGTCGCATGCTCAGCATGCGCTACCCCATGGAGGTCAACCTGGTCGGCGACAGTGCGGCAACCCTGCAGGCGCTATTACCCTTCATCGAACGCAAGCAGGAGCGTGCCTGGCGCGAGGAGATCGAGAAGAGCGTCGCCCAGTGGTGGGAAGTGCTCGAGGCGCGGGCCATGGCCGAGGCGAACCCGGTCAACCCGCAGCGGGTGTTCTGGGAACTCTCGCCACGCCTGCCCGACAACTGCATCCTAACCAGCGACTCGGGCTCCGCGGCCAATTGGTACGCCCGCGACCTGAAACTGCGGCGCGGCATGCTGGCGTCGCTCTCCGGCGGGCTTGCCACCATGGGCAACGGCGTCCCCTACGCCATCGCCGCCAAGTTCGCCTACCCCGAGCGCACCGTCATCGCGCTGGTCGGTGATGGCGCCATGCAGATGAACGGCAACGCCGAACTGATCACCATCGCCAAGTACTGGAAGCGCTGGTCGGATCCGCGCCTGGTGGTGATGGTGCTCAACAATCAGGACCTCAACCAGGTGACCTGGGAGATGCGCGCAATGGAGGGCGACCCCAAGTACGAAGCATCGCAGGATCTTCCCGATTTCCCCTATGCCGAATACGCCGAGATGATCGGCCTGAAGGGGATCAAGGTGACCGAACCCGAGGCGCTTGCCGGCGCCTGGGAGCGTGCGCTGAGCGCCGACCGCCCGGTCGTGCTCGAAGTGGTGACGGATCCGGACGTACCGCCGATCCCGCCGCATATCAAGCGTGAGCAGGCCCAGGCCTATCTCTCGGCGCTGCTGCATGGCGATCCTGATTCGCTGGGTATCGTCAAGGCGTCGTTCAAGCAGTTCGCACGTGAGATCGTGCCAAAGCTGCGCAAACATTGA
- a CDS encoding SDR family oxidoreductase — protein sequence MEKRQEVVVVTGAGAGLGRAVAREFARHGAQLGLISRNQNRLEAVKSEVEALGGRTVTVSTDVADASQVERAAERIEAELGPIDIWVNSAMTTVFSPFHEVTPEEFKRVTEVTYLGYVHGTMAALKRMRERNHGTIVQVGSALSYRPIPLQSAYCGAKHAIKGFTESLRCELMHERSKVHITRVEMPGLNTPQFDWCRSHLPKQARPMAPVFQPEVGARAVYWAAYHRRRQLNVGMSSVLTIWGNKIAPALMDRFLARTAVDGQQMPEPLPDERPDNLWEPVKGDMGARGRFSREAHLDSKQLWLSTHRDKVGLAAGAVLLVGSLLYGSRLSRARHR from the coding sequence ATGGAGAAACGTCAGGAAGTGGTAGTAGTGACAGGCGCCGGCGCCGGCCTGGGTCGAGCGGTGGCCCGTGAATTTGCTCGACACGGTGCGCAGCTGGGCTTGATCTCGCGCAACCAGAACCGCCTCGAAGCGGTGAAGAGTGAGGTCGAGGCACTCGGCGGACGCACGGTGACGGTGAGTACCGATGTCGCCGATGCCAGCCAGGTGGAGCGGGCGGCCGAGCGCATCGAAGCGGAGCTCGGGCCGATCGACATCTGGGTCAACAGTGCCATGACCACCGTGTTCTCACCCTTCCATGAGGTGACCCCGGAGGAGTTCAAGCGCGTCACCGAAGTCACCTACCTGGGGTACGTGCATGGCACCATGGCGGCACTGAAGCGCATGAGGGAGCGCAATCACGGCACCATCGTGCAGGTCGGGTCGGCGCTCTCCTATCGACCGATACCGCTGCAGAGTGCCTATTGCGGTGCCAAGCATGCGATCAAGGGCTTCACCGAATCGCTGCGCTGCGAACTGATGCACGAGCGCAGCAAGGTGCACATCACGCGGGTTGAGATGCCGGGTCTCAATACACCGCAGTTCGACTGGTGCAGGAGCCATCTGCCGAAACAGGCCCGCCCCATGGCACCAGTCTTCCAGCCCGAGGTGGGTGCTCGGGCCGTCTACTGGGCCGCCTATCATCGTCGCCGCCAGCTCAATGTCGGCATGTCGTCGGTGCTGACCATCTGGGGCAACAAGATCGCCCCGGCCTTGATGGATCGCTTTCTCGCCCGCACTGCCGTGGACGGGCAGCAGATGCCCGAGCCACTGCCGGACGAGCGTCCCGACAATTTGTGGGAGCCGGTCAAGGGCGACATGGGCGCTCGCGGTCGCTTCAGCCGCGAAGCTCACCTCGACAGCAAGCAACTATGGCTGAGCACCCATCGCGACAAGGTCGGCCTGGCGGCAGGCGCAGTCCTGCTCGTCGGCTCGCTGCTCTACGGCTCTCGCCTCTCTCGAGCGCGGCACCGCTAG